Proteins from a genomic interval of Ficedula albicollis isolate OC2 chromosome 9, FicAlb1.5, whole genome shotgun sequence:
- the BDH1 gene encoding D-beta-hydroxybutyrate dehydrogenase, mitochondrial: MLATKLSRPLLNFSVKVLNFKDPGNGFRPVQRFSFPLLSPCGSRSYANEVEQIGSRAVLITGCDSGFGFDLAKHLHDKGFIIYAGCLQKDKGQGGSKELDAMKSDRMRTVQLNVCDSKEMDRAVEHVQNSLEDPEKGLWGLVNNAGISTFGEVEFTSMDTYMEVAEVNLWGTVRTTKAFLPLIRRSKGRVVNISSMMGRMGSPARSPYCITKFGVEAFSDCLRYEMQPQGVMVSIVEPGNFIAGTNLYSPERIKAIADKMWDELPEIVRKDYGRKYFDEQVSKMESYCNSGSRDTSPVIESVAHALTSTAPYTRYHPMDYYWWLRMQIMTHMPAAISDRLYVY; encoded by the exons ATGTTGGCCACCAAGCTGTCCCGCCCTCTCTTGAACTTCTCTGTGAAAGTCCTGAATTTCaaggacccagggaatggctttag gCCTGTGCAAagattttccttccctctcttgtCGCCATGTGGCAGCCGTTCTTATGCAAATGAAGTCGAGCAG attggcagcagagctgtgcttatAACAGGCTGTGACTCAGGATTTGGATTTGACTTGGCCAAGCACCTGCATGACAAGGGTTTCATTATTTATGCTGGCTGCCTGCAAAAG GACAAGGGACAGGGTGGCTCCAAGGAGCTGGATGCCATGAAGAGTGATCGAATGAGAACTGTCCAGCTCAACGTCTGTGACAGCAAAGAAATGGACCGGGCAGTGGAGCACGTGCAAAACAGCCTTGAGGACCCAGAGAAAG ggctctgggggctggTTAACAATGCTGGGATCTCCACATTTGGGGAGGTTGAATTCACCAGCATGGACACCTACATGGAGGTGGCTGAAGTGAACCTGTGGGGAACCGTGCGAACCACCAAGGCTTTCCTCCCGCTCATCCGGAGGTCAAAGG GTCGCGTGGTGAACATCAGCAGCATGATGGGGCGGATGGGCAGCCCTGCCCGCTCACCCTACTGCATCACCAAGTTCGGCGTGGAGGCCTTCTCCGACTGCCTGCGCTACGAGATGCAGCCCCAGGGCGTCATGGTCAGCATCGTGGAGCCCGGCAACTTCATCGCCGGCACCAACCTGTACAGCCCCGAGCGCATCAAAGCCATCGCCGACAAAATGTGGGACGAGCTGCCCGAGATCGTGCGCAAGGACTACGGCAGGAAGTACTTCGACGAGCAGGTCAGCAAGATGGAGTCGTACTGCAACAGCGGCTCGAGGGACACGTCGCCGGTGATCGAGAGCGTGGCGCACGCGCTCACCTCCACGGCGCCCTACACCCGCTACCACCCCATGGATTACTACTGGTGGCTGCGCATGCAGATCATGACCCACATGCCCGCCGCCATCTCAGACCGGCTCTACGTCTACTGA